TCCCGTGCGGCTTGAATGCGTTTAGCGATCGCACTTATTTGATCACTAGCCGCTTGATCTAAACTATCAGCAAATGCCGCAATTACATCAGGATTTCCTACTGCTAAAAAACGTTGTAGTTGATCATGTGCTTTAATCACATCTGCTTGTTGTTTAGTGAGCAAAGGCCGCCAATAAAAGGCTTTTCCCTGTTTATCACAAGCTAACCAACCTTTTTCCGTGAGCCGACGGAGAACGGTGGTAACGGAAGTATAAGCTAATTCGCGGTTAGGATCAGCAAGAATGCGATCATGGACATCTTTGACTGTTGCTGAACTCAGTTCCCAGACAATGCTGAGGATTTCGGCTTCTAGGGGACCGACGGACATTTGTTTGGGACGATAATCTGGTAAGGGAGCCATGTTGATGATTTAGGGGTGGTTATACTTTTATATTTTCGCATTTTTCTCACGCAAAGGCGCGAAGAGATTATAAAGTTGAAGAGGAGATGCTTTAAAAATAAGAATGTATTCTAGTGACAATCTTATTATCAGACATTAACGACCGAGAACAATGGCTAAAAGCCCATTCAAAATCATAGCTCATGCACACAGACACTATATTTTATCAAATCTTCCTCACCTTCCACACTCTGTTATTTGAACTTCTCGGACAACCAACAGAAAATGCTCAAGGTTATAATTTTACCTCCGTTGAAGTCAAAGAAAAAGCTTTTCGATTTGATGGTATTTTTATGCCTGATAGTTTGCAAAAGCCTATCTATTTTGTAGAAGTTCAATTTCAAAACAAACCAGAATTTTACTGGGAATTAATTACAGAAATAAACATTTATCTCAATCAATATAAACCCTCGCAAGATTGGCAAGCCATAGCTTTATTTGCTAAACGTAGTTTAGATGTAGAAGTATTAACTCCTTATCAACAAGAATTAGTTAATAGTGGTCGTATCAAACGCATTTATTTAGATGAAATCCCACCAGGTTCAATAGGTATGGGATTAATTGAATTAATTCTGAGTAAAGAAACTCAAGCTCCAGAATTAGTTCAAAACCTGATGCAAAGAACAAAAACAGAGATTACCAATTCTACAGAAAAACAAGGTATTATAGAGTTATTGGAAAGCGTTTTGGTATCGAAGTTTTCAAAATTAACCCGTCAGGAGATTGAAGCGATGTTTTTAGTAAGTGATATCAAACAAACTAGGGTATATCAAGAAGCAAAGCAGGAAGGTAAACAGGAAGGTAGACAAGAAGGTAGACAAGATGAAGCAATTAACTTACTGGTGCGAATATTATCCAAGCGATTTGGGAAATTGACCCATAGCTACATCGAAAATATCAACAAACTCACCATAGCGCAACTAGAAGACCTGGGAGAAGCATTATTAGATTTTGTGGATATTAACGACCTGGAACAATGGCTAAAAGCCCACACAGAATTATAGCTCATGCACACAGACACTATATTTTATCAAATCTTCCTCACCTTCCACACTCTGTTATTTGAACTTCTCGGA
The window above is part of the Dolichospermum sp. DET69 genome. Proteins encoded here:
- a CDS encoding BlaI/MecI/CopY family transcriptional regulator: MAPLPDYRPKQMSVGPLEAEILSIVWELSSATVKDVHDRILADPNRELAYTSVTTVLRRLTEKGWLACDKQGKAFYWRPLLTKQQADVIKAHDQLQRFLAVGNPDVIAAFADSLDQAASDQISAIAKRIQAAREARGEK
- a CDS encoding Rpn family recombination-promoting nuclease/putative transposase — translated: MHTDTIFYQIFLTFHTLLFELLGQPTENAQGYNFTSVEVKEKAFRFDGIFMPDSLQKPIYFVEVQFQNKPEFYWELITEINIYLNQYKPSQDWQAIALFAKRSLDVEVLTPYQQELVNSGRIKRIYLDEIPPGSIGMGLIELILSKETQAPELVQNLMQRTKTEITNSTEKQGIIELLESVLVSKFSKLTRQEIEAMFLVSDIKQTRVYQEAKQEGKQEGRQEGRQDEAINLLVRILSKRFGKLTHSYIENINKLTIAQLEDLGEALLDFVDINDLEQWLKAHTEL